The genomic stretch AACCATCTGCCATTACTAATCTTCCTTCGGCATCTGTGTTGTTAATTTCAACTGTTTTACCATTCATTGATGTTCAAACTGAATCAGGTAATGAAGCATCACCATTTACACGGTTATCTGTAATACACATTACAGCAGCAACATTTGTTTTAGGTTTTAATTGAGCAATTGCTTTTAAAGCACTTGCAACAAAAGCTGATCCTGACATGTCAAATTTCATTCCAAGCATACTTCTTGAAGGTTTTAAGCTATACCCTCCTGAGTCAAAAGTAATTCCTTTACCAACATAAACTATTTTTTCATTACTTTCTGGATTTCCATTGTATTCAATTACAACTACACGTGGTTCATACATACTTCCACGGTTAACTGAAAGTAAAAGACCCATTCCTAATTCTTCAATTGCTTTTTTATCAAGTACTGTAACTTTTAAGTTATCGTATTGTTTTAAGTCATTAACAACATGTTCAGCTAATCATTCTGAATTACAAATGTTTGGAGGTGTTACTTGTAAGTTTCTTGCAAAATTCACAGCATCTGAAAGCACGATTGCTTCATTTAAAGCTGCTTCATATTCTGAAGCAGGTACAGTTGTGAATAAGCTAACTGTAAATTCCTCATCTTTTTTTGATGTTTTTGCACTATAAATATCTGCTTTAACATAATTAATAGCACTTACAAATGTTTTAATTACATCACGAATGCAAATTTTTCCTTCTTTAACAAAAGAATCAAGATCAACTTGAACATTTCTTGAAAGAGAGCTAAAGAAACCTTTTGCAAAACTAGCTAAAGCCTTAGCATCATATTTTTCAAGATCTCCTAAGTAAACTAAAGCTTCATTTTTGTCAAAATATTCTGTTACTACATTATTTTTAGCAATTAATGTTGATGGATATTCATCACCTTTAAATACTGCTTTTAAAAGAATTGAACCATTTTTTTGGTTATCGATATTTTTAATAAACATATTTTCCTTTCTAAGTAATTAATAAATTATCTATATTTTATTCTTTTTTAAAAGATTTTAAAACAATTGACTTAATTGCTATTTAAAAGATATTCAACCAAAGTTGCAACAAGCTCACCTTGTGGTTCACCATTTTTATCAGCGGTACCAGCCACATCACAGTGAATGAAATCAACACCATTAGTGAATTCTTTTAAAAACATAGCAGCTTGACTAGAATCTTGTTTCACAGTGCTTGATCAACTTGCTAAATCAGCAACTTTTGAACCTTTATTTCCCTTATTAAAATCTTCATGTAAAGGCATTCTTCACACTTTTTCTAAAGCTTGTTTTGAAGCTTGGTTCAAGATATTTCATTTAGTATCATTTGTTGATCAAATTCCAGTATAAACATTTCCTAAACTAGTTAAAATTGCACCTGTTAAAGTTGCGACGCTAATTAAAGTTTTAGCATTTAACTTTGAAGCTCCATAATAAAGACCATCAGCTAAAACTAATCTACCTTCAGCGTCTGTGTCTACAACTTCAACTCATTTTCCACTCATTGATTGATAAACATTTTCAGGAAGTGATGCATCATGATTGATTCGATTATCTGTGATACACATAATTGCACTTACATTAACTTTTGCTTTTAAGAGTGCTAAAACCTTAACAACATAAGCAACAATAACTGAACCTGACATATCATATTTCATTCCTGACATATGATATCCTTTGGTATTTACTCCACCAGTGTCAAAAGTAATTCCCTTACCAACTAAAACAGTGTTTTCTTCGCTTTCAGGATTTCCTTGGTATGAAGCAATTAAAACTCTTGGTTCATGAATGCTTCCTTGATTCACAGAAAGTAATAACCCCATGTTATTTGCTTGAATTTCTTTTTTTGTTAAAGTTTGCACATTTAAACCTTCAATTCCCGAAAAATCATGTGCTACTTCTGCTGCTAGCATTTCTGAATTTAAAAAGTTTTCAGGTTTAATTTGAAAATCTCTAACTTTATTAATTGCATTCGCAAGAATATTTAATTTAGTAATCAAAGCTTGCTCTTGATCACTAATATTTTCAAGATAAAGTTCTAAAACAGATTCTTTCTCTGATGTTTCTGTTTCAATTGTTTTTTTGAATAATTTTGCTTTGGCAAAATTGTATTTAAGAACAAAAATTCTAAGTAATTCTTGTTTTGATAAATTTTCAGTTTCAAAACTAGCTAAATCTACTTGATAACTTCTTTGTAAATTATTTGTTAAAGTTAAAACTCCCTCAATTAAATCAAATGCGGTTTAACTGACAGAAAATTAAATTTATTAATTGATACTATATTGTTGTTTTTCATTCATATTATTCTATTTTTATATGAATAATAGATATCATTTTTTAGTTCACTCAGTATAGCTTTGATATTTAATTCTATTATTCATTTTAATTTGAAATCAATATTCCACTTTTATTAAACTTTCTACTTTAAAGTAATTATTATTTGAATAAAGAAAAATCATCAGATGTATAGTTGACATGATCTGAATGTATATAATTTTTCAAATCCATTTTCAATGTTTGTAAATTATTGATCATTAATTAAAAAAACTATTATTTTTATTTATGTTATTATATGTAACATTATGTTATGCATCTTTGTCCTGAATATGTTACATCAGTAGCATATA from Mycoplasmopsis gallopavonis encodes the following:
- a CDS encoding M17 family metallopeptidase, which encodes MFIKNIDNQKNGSILLKAVFKGDEYPSTLIAKNNVVTEYFDKNEALVYLGDLEKYDAKALASFAKGFFSSLSRNVQVDLDSFVKEGKICIRDVIKTFVSAINYVKADIYSAKTSKKDEEFTVSLFTTVPASEYEAALNEAIVLSDAVNFARNLQVTPPNICNSEWLAEHVVNDLKQYDNLKVTVLDKKAIEELGMGLLLSVNRGSMYEPRVVVIEYNGNPESNEKIVYVGKGITFDSGGYSLKPSRSMLGMKFDMSGSAFVASALKAIAQLKPKTNVAAVMCITDNRVNGDASLPDSVWTSMNGKTVEINNTDAEGRLVMADGLTYAVRNLKATRLVDVATLTGAILVALGSTYTGVWATSEQAWEDLSSAANKQKELVWRMPLDEAFAKEIRNSVVADLKNTDLSGAGGGSSSAAMFLKEFTEDVEYIHLDVAGTADLGGRPTGVMVRTLVQLALDSKK
- a CDS encoding M17 family metallopeptidase codes for the protein MITKLNILANAINKVRDFQIKPENFLNSEMLAAEVAHDFSGIEGLNVQTLTKKEIQANNMGLLLSVNQGSIHEPRVLIASYQGNPESEENTVLVGKGITFDTGGVNTKGYHMSGMKYDMSGSVIVAYVVKVLALLKAKVNVSAIMCITDNRINHDASLPENVYQSMSGKWVEVVDTDAEGRLVLADGLYYGASKLNAKTLISVATLTGAILTSLGNVYTGIWSTNDTKWNILNQASKQALEKVWRMPLHEDFNKGNKGSKVADLASWSSTVKQDSSQAAMFLKEFTNGVDFIHCDVAGTADKNGEPQGELVATLVEYLLNSN